Proteins encoded together in one Bactrocera neohumeralis isolate Rockhampton chromosome 4, APGP_CSIRO_Bneo_wtdbg2-racon-allhic-juicebox.fasta_v2, whole genome shotgun sequence window:
- the LOC126756083 gene encoding putative inorganic phosphate cotransporter: MIDKLQATKMKLPCFGQRHVQIFLLFTSIIVNYVAKFNAGVAVVAMTDAATTNPNFPEYKWSDMEKSYILSSFFWGNFITQFPGGYLCRRLGAKRTMFISTLGSSLFALLPPLCVNWGGWSIYCGIRIVQGLFQGFLFPCLHAHLAAWCPVSERNRLGALANTGIECGTLLSMFLSGLIAASSIGWPGLFYVSGALGLVWCVAWLLLAANKPAESQFITKAELDYIEASQNVTKKTESDEVVQKIPVPWHAILTSLPFWALVVARSAHSWGFSTLQAELPSYMKGVLNMDMKSNAFYSALPYLAMWCMSYVYLIVSDVLLNRKIASLTAIRKTFNTFAFWIPATGLICIGLLGEEQKNFAIVLMTVSVGSNAGATIGSALNTIDLSPNHAGILMGIVNSAANVIPILTPLLVGVLVKDEHNRVQWQLVFIIAAVVFASGNLFYLIFGKMDLQAWDDKDYLSKKCDQNSEFPHKVLSEHVCAVTAICTPAITS; this comes from the exons atgatTGATAAACTCCAAGCAACGAAAATGAAAT TACCATGTTTCGGGCAACGTCACGTACAAATTTTCTTGCTATTCACGTCAATTATTGTAAATTATGTTGCCAAATTCAACGCGGGAGTAGCTGTGGTGGCCATGACCGATGCGGCGACTACAAATCCCAACTTTCCG GAATATAAATGGAGTGATATGGAGAAATCGTACATATTGTCGAGCTTCTTCTGGGGTAATTTCATCACACAATTCCCCGGTGGTTACCTCTGCCGTCGCCTGGGCGCCAAACGTACGATGTTTATCTCAACACTAGGCTCTTCGTTATTTGCTCTTCTGCCACCGCTCTGCGTTAATTGGGGCGGGTGGAGCATCTACTGTGGCATACGTATTGTACAAGGACTCTTTCAGGGATTTCTCTTCCCCTGCCTACACGCACATCTCGCAGCCTGGTGTCCGGTGAGTGAACGCAATCGGTTGGGTGCGCTAGCCAACACGGGCATCGAATGCGGTACATTGCTCTCCATGTTCTTAAGCGGCTTAATTGCGGCTTCAAGCATCGGTTGGCCAGGATTGTTTTATGTATCTGGTGCCTTGGGTTTAGTTTGGTGTGTCGCTTGGCTGTTGTTAGCCGCCAATAAACCAGCGGAGTCCCAATTTATTACGAAAGCAGAACTTGATTACATAGAAGCCTCGCAGAATGTCACGAAAAAAACAGAGTCAGATGAAGTAGTGCAAAAGATTCCAGTGCCTTGGCATGCTATATTGACTTCATTGCCATTTTGGGCATTAGTAGTCGCACGTTCAGCGCATTCTTGGGGTTTCTCCACACTTCAAGCTGAACTGCCTTCCTATATGAAGGGTGTGCTGAATATGGACATGAAAAGCAACGCTTTCTACTCTGCGCTCCCTTATCTGGCGATGTGGTGCATGTCCTATGTATATTTGATTGTCTCGGATGTGTTGCTCAATCGTAAGATAGCCTCACTCACAGCTATACGCAAGACCTTCAATACATTCGCCTTCTGGATACCGGCTACTGGTCTTATATGCATTGGACTCCTCGGAGAGGAGCAGAAGAATTTCGCGATTGTTTTAATGACGGTAAGCGTTGGCTCGAATGCTGGTGCTACAATTGGCAGTGCGCTGAACACTATCGATCTCTCGCCGAATCATGCTGGCATTCTTATGGGCATCGTGAACTCAGCCGCTAATGTGATACCGATACTTACGCCGCTGCTAGTTGGTGTGCTGGTAAAGGACGAG cATAATCGCGTGCAGTGGCAGTTAGTCTTCATAATAGCAGCCGTCGTCTTTGCTTCGggtaatttgttttatttgatttttggcaaGATGGATCTACAGGCCTGGGATGATAAAGATTATTTATCGAAGAAATGTGATCAAAATTCGGAGTTTCCGCATAAAGTGCTTAGTGAGCATGTGTGTGCGGTAACGGCGATATGCACTCCAGCTATAACAAGCTGA
- the LOC126755023 gene encoding putative inorganic phosphate cotransporter → MSEKKIEAEVDKGPLFGVRYVQTLLLFLSITVAYMSRLNISVAVVAMTNAESTNPNFQEFDWTEKQKSYIISCFYWGYVITQFPGGYLSRRFGAKIVMGISLFGSALCSLLTPFLVPWGGWKIFCAIRMVQGLCQAALFPALHQHVAKWSPPHERNLIGALAYAGVDCGTVLAMLVSGLIASGPLGWPGISYISAGISFAWCLLWWILGSNDPPSSRFITKAECEYIENSLKRDEDFHKKKIPVPWLGIFTSVTFLSLLLVRCCETWGVSTIQSQIPSYMNGVLNMNIKSNAFFSALPYIARWILGYIYMYFGNMSVRKGWLSLTAMRKIANTLALWLPALLMIGVGFLDDGNKALAISLMTMTVGFNAGATVGCVLSTIDLSPNHAGVVMGITNPVANIIPLITPLVVGIVVTDVHNRAEWQTVFIISATIFFVGNLIFIIFGTAEAQPWDAPDYLHKDNVEEPVKVPTKSTFKEIFAADGSKDEKEGWAVVEKIDDTKSKEKRAEH, encoded by the exons atgagtgaaaagaaaatcgaagCAGAAGTGGACAAAG GTCCACTTTTCGGCGTGCGCTATGTGCAGACTTTGCTGCTCTTCCTATCAATTACTGTTGCCTATATGAGCCGCTTGAATATCTCAGTAGCGGTAGTGGCAATGACAAACGCTGAAAGCACAAATCCCAACTTCCAG GAATTCGACTGGACGGAGAAGCAGAAGTCCTACATAATATCTTGCTTCTATTGGGGCTATGTGATCACACAATTTCCCGGTGGCTATCTGAGTCGACGCTTCGGCGCCAAGATTGTGATGGGCATCAGTCTCTTTGGCTCGGCGCTATGTAGTTTACTCACTCCTTTCCTTGTGCCATGGGGCGGCTGGAAGATTTTCTGTGCCATACGCATGGTACAGGGTCTCTGTCAGGCGGCATTATTTCCAGCTTTGCATCAGCACGTTGCCAAGTGGTCGCCGCCACACGAACGCAATCTTATCGGTGCACTTGCCTATGCGGGTGTCGATTGCGGCACCGTGTTGGCGATGCTTGTAAGTGGTCTGATAGCTAGCGGTCCGCTCGGTTGGCCGGGAATTTCATATATTTCGGCCGGTATTTCTTTTGCCTGGTGCTTGCTTTGGTGGATTTTGGGATCGAACGATCCGCCATCATCGCGGTTTATAACGAAAGCTGAGTGCGAGTATATCGAAAATTCGTTGAAACGTGATGAAGATTtccataaaaagaaaatacctGTACCATGGTTAGGTATATTCACATCTGTGACATTTTTATCACTACTTTTGGTGCGCTGTTGCGAAACTTGGGGCGTCAGCACGATACAATCGCAAATTCCCTCCTACATGAACGGCGTGTTGAATATGAATATCAAGAGCAATGCATTCTTCTCGGCGTTACCCTACATAGCGCGTTGGATATTAGGTTATATCTACATGTACTTTGGAAATATGTCTGTAAGGAAGGGCTGGTTGTCATTAACCGCTATGCGTAAGATAGCCAATACGTTGGCATTATGGCTGCCAGCGCTACTCATGATTGGCGTTGGCTTCCTCGATGATGGCAATAAGGCTTTGGCCATCTCATTAATGACCATGACTGTCGGCTTTAACGCTGGTGCAACTGTCGGTTGTGTACTCAGTACGATAGACTTGTCACCAAATCACGCCGGTGTTGTGATGGGCATCACAAACCCGGTGGCTAATATTATACCGCTGATTACGCCATTGGTTGTGGGTATTGTAGTCACAGATGTG CACAACCGCGCTGAATGGCAAACAGTATTCATCATTTCTGCGACTATATTCTTCGTCGGCAAtttgattttcataattttcggTACGGCGGAAGCCCAACCGTGGGACGCACCCGATTACTTGCACAAGGACAACGTAGAGGAACCAGTAAAGGTGCCAACAAAGAGCACTTTCAAGGAAATTTTTGCTGCTGATGGCAGTAAAGATGAGAAAGAAGGTTGGGCAGTGGTGGAAAAAATTGACGATACGAAGTCGAAAGAGAAACGTGCGGAACACTGA